A window of Cellulomonas wangleii genomic DNA:
CAGGTCGGACGTCCCGTCGTTCATCGCGCGGCGGTCCAGGACGGCACCGTCGGACAGGTCGCTGCCCTCCACGGCGACGGCCTCGTACAGGTCCATGCCGTAGGTCGCCAGCATCGTGGCGACCGTCGGGCGCAGGCTCTCCGGCAGCTGCCATCCCGGTTCAGCCGGCCAGAGGAAGACCTCGCCGCGGGCGTCGTGCCCGGTGTGCGCGCCGATGAGCGCGATCGTCTGCGTCGTCAGATGGGCGGACGTGCGGCCGGTGCTCTCCCGGTCGCGCAGCGTCATGGTCGCTGCCTCCAGCACCTGGGAGAACGCGCGCCCGGGGACACGGTCGAACTCCCAGGTGCGGTTCTCGACGAGGTGCTTCAGCCGCGAGGAGACACGGAGCTTCCCGTCGCCCAGCTGCACCATCTCCTGCTCGCCGGTCACGAACACCCGCTGCGCCGCACCGGGATCCTTCGCCAGGCCCGCCAGCAGCGTGGACAGCGGGTCACGCACCTTGCGCCCGACAGCGTCGTACACCCCGGGGCCGTCGGTCGGGTTCGACAGCGGGTTGCCGCGTGACAACCACATGTCCTCCACGTCCGGCCGTGTCCGCTCGTCGTCGATCACCGCACCGGTGACCTCCACGAGGAAGTCGGAGTCCCACCGGCCGGACGTGACCAGCAGCGCCAGGGCGTTCGCGTGGTCCGGCGCCGCCACCGCGTCGGGGTACACGGCTCGGTTCACCTCGGAGGTGATCTGCCGTACCCACTGCTGCGCGTAGCCCGACGGCAGCGCCAGGTCGCCGGTGGCGCGCGTCGCGGTGCCCATCGTGCGCGCGAGCGCGACCACGGTCCGCGCGTACCAGGCGTCGTCCTGGGACGTGCCGGTGCGTGCGTACGACAGCTGCTTCACGGCCTCGGCGAGCTCGCCCACGGTCAGGCTCCTGGCCAGCGCGGAGGCGAAGTACGGGTCGTCGCGGTACGACTCCAGGAGGTCGATGAGGTCCTCGTCGAGCGGCCCGTCCACCTCGCGCAGGGCATGAGCCACCCGGTGGGCCACGTTCTGCGCGTGCTCGGGATCGGTGGTCGAGACCAGCGCCTCGTCGAGCATGACGGTCCCGGCCGGCCAGGACGCCTCCTGCCCCTCGAGGGCCTGCGCGAGCGCCAGGCGGCGGAGCACCCCGGGAAGCTCACCGCGGGCCCAGGCCACCGGCCCGTCCAGCGTCCACGTCCCCGACGAGTCGAGACCCAGACGGTCGAGCTCCGTGCGCAGGAGGTCCCGCGCCCGCAGCACCGTCTCGATGCCCTCCTCGAGCCCTCGCACGACGTCCGCCATCCCGGCGACGTCGATCCGCACCTCAGCCACGGTGGTCGCCTGTCATGAAGGCCGTGCACTGCGGTCGTCACGCGGCACCAGGGCCGGCTCCCGACGGTGACGGAGCTCCATGTCGTCCACGCAGCCACCCGCCGACACCGTCGCCGAGTGCTGCGCCTCGACGCAGCCGTCGTAGAAGGTCTGCGCCAGCGGGCTGTCCCACGCCCCGGCCGCCATCGCCCGGTCGACCCGTGCGAACGCCCGACCGACCAGCTCGGCCTGCCGGTGAGCCCTCGGCAGCGCCCGTCCCAGCCGCTCGCGGTACCGGTTCGGCACCTGATCATCCTCGGGCACTCGACCTCCATGGCTGATCGGAACCGGGACACTCTACGGGGACAGAACGCCCGTTGTGGGTGCCTTTGGCACAGGATCCGACAGGCGATCCTTCTCATCGATTCCCACCGGCCCATCCAGCTCCCGAGAACTCGTGTCGCCCGACTCGCCCGTCCACGTCCCGCAGGGCCAAGCGTCGTAGTCGATGCGGGCGAGCTGTCGAGATACGGCGAAGACTGGCCGCTGGTGTGCGGCCCACTTCGAACGGCAGGGCATCCCAAGGACGCCACTCACGATCCACGACGCCGAGAGTCAGGACAGGACGTCCTTGACGCTCAGGTCACCGCTCGCACCCGGGTACCGCGAGAGGTCGACAGCCCACAGCCCTTGAGGAGTGATCGACCACGCCCCGTGGTCCAGCGCCCAGTGCCACCACCGGACCCGCTCGACCATCGTCAGATGGGGCGTCTGCCCCAGGCCGGCGTCAGGAGTCCACATCGCCGTGGTGGACGCTTGCGTCCGGCAGTCGAACACCAGCGGGTGCTCGTAGCCGAGGACCGGCACGAACTGCGGGCGGAAGATGACGTCAGCGAGGTCCTCGTCGTCGGCCAGGCCCCAGTCGATGGCGTCTTGCGCCCACGTCCGTGCCAGCTCGAGAGCAGTCCGGAGCGGCGGGAACTCCCGGTACGGCGCCAGCGCAGGTGACCGTGCGGCGGCGTCCTCGCCGTCATGCCACGCCCAGACGGCACGGGCGTCTTCAGGGAGCCTGAGGTCGTGCTCGGCGGCGAGGGCGTCGATGTCGTCCAGAGGGAGTCCTGGGCGCAGGTAGGTCACTCCCCGCGCGCCGAGGTCACGCAGGCGCTGTTCCCATGCGGTCAGCGCGTGCGTGACCTCGGCGGCGGACATGGCGATCTCCTCAGTCGTCGCCCGCGACGACGGCCCTGCCGAGCGAGCCGACGACGGACCGCGCGGACGTGGACCTGCCGGTACCGCCCTGGCCGTCCACCCCGACGAGGACGGGTTGGCGGTCGACAGCGGAGACGAGGGCGCGCAGGGTCTCGGCGGCGAAGTCGGCGGTGCTGGTCAACGTCGTCCTCCCGGTCAGGATCGGTCGCCGGTGGCCCGGATGTGGTGGAGATGGCGCTACTCACCGCCGCCGCGTGCCGGCTCGAGGCGAGACCGCTCATGGTGCCGAACTGAGGTCCCTTCAGCAACGCATCTGACCCCGACCGGGACGCTGACCGCTCGTTCACGACGTACGTGCGGCGCAGGGCGACATACCTACCGGTCGGTACGGAGAACCCGGTAGGTTGAGACCAGAGGTCGGCGGCGTCGGCAGGAGGTCACGCATGGAGATCGTCGGGGCGGTCCTCGAACGGTCGGGCAGCCCGGCTCCCTTCGCCGAGTCGCGACCGTTCACGGTCTCGCGGCTCGAGCTCGACGACCCCGGCCCGGGCGAGGTGCTCGTGCGCATCGAGGCCGCGGGCGTGTGCCACTCCGACCTGTCCGTCGTCGACGGCAACCGCGTCCGTCCCACGCCGATGCTGCTCGGGCACGAGGCCGCCGGGATCGTCACCGCGCTCGGCACCGGTGTGACGGACCTGTCGCGGGGCGACCGCGTCGTGCTCACCTTCCTGCCCCGGTGCGGCGACTGCGCCGGCTGCGCCGCCGACGGACGGCTCCCCTGCGTGCCCGGCAGCGCCGCGAACGCCGCCGGGACCCTCGTCGGCGGCGGCACCCGGCTGCACCGCGACGGCGCACCCGTGCACCACCACCTCGGCGTCTCGGGGTTCGCGTCGCACGCCGTCGTCAGCCGCACCTCGCTCGTGCGCGTCGACCCCGACGTCCCTCCGCAGGTCGCGGCCCTGCTCGGCTGCGCGGTGCTCACCGGCGGCGGTGCGGTCGTCAACGCCGGCCGACCGCGGCCCGGTGAGCCCGTGGTCGTGGTCGGGCTCGGCGGCGTCGGGATGGCCGCGCTGCTCGTCGCCGTCGCGCTCGGGCACGACGTGACCGGCGTCGACACGGTGCCGGACAAGCTCGCCACGGCACGGGACCTCGGGGCGAGCGTCGCGTGCACGCCCGCCGAGGTCGTCGAGCGCGGGCTGCGCGCCCCCGTGGTCGTCGAGGCCGCCGGCTCCGCGCGCGCGCTCGAGACCGCGTTCGCGGCGACCGCGCCCGGCGGGACGACCGTCACCGTCGGGCTCCCCTCCCCCGCCGCGCGGGCCTCGCTCTCCCCCCTGACGCTGACCGCGGAGGCCCGCACGGTCGTCGGCTCCTACCTCGGCTCCGCAGTGCCCGAGCGTGACGTCCCCCGGTACGTCGACCTGTGGCGCTCCGGCCGGCTGCCCCTCGAACGGCTCGTGTCCTCGCACATCGCGCTCGACGACCTCGACTCCGCCATGGACCGCCTCGCGGCCGGTGGCGAGCTCCGCCAGCTCCTGACCTTCGACGAAGGGACCACCCCGTGACGACAGCGCGCACCACGACAGCCCTCGTGACCGGCGCCGCCCGCGGCATCGGCGCCGCGACCGCCCGTCGGCTCGCCGCCGACGGCCACCAGGTCGCCGTGCTCGACCTGCGCGAGGCCGACGCCGAGGCGACCGCCGCCGCGATCCGCGAGGCGGGTGGCACCGCGCTGGCCGTGGGCGCCGACGTGGCGGACGAGGACGCGGTCGCCGCCGCGGTCGCGCGCGTCGCGGGCGAGCTCGGGCCGCCGACCGTCCTGGTCAACAACGCGGGGATCCTGCGCGACAACCTGCTGTTCAAGATGTCGGTCGACGACTGGGACGCCGTCCTGTCGGTCCACCTGCGCGGCGCGTTCCTCGTGAGCCGTGCGGTCCAGCAGCACCAGGTCGCCGCCCGCTGGGGGCGAGTGGTCAACCTGTCGAGCACGTCGGCGCTCGGCAACCGCGGCCAGGCCAACTACGCCGCCGCCAAGGCCGGCATGCAGGGGTTCACCAAGACGCTCGCGATCGAGCTCGGCCCGTTCGGCGTCACCGTGAACGCCGTCGCGCCCGGCTTCATCGAGACCGACATGATGCGCGCCGTCGCCGAACGGACCGGTATGGCGTACGACGACCTGATGGCCGCCGCGGCCAAGGAGGTCCCGGTGCGCCGGGTCGGCCGGCCCGACGACGTCGCCGCAGCCGTCTCGTTCTTCTGCTCCGAGGACGCGTCCTACGTGTCCGGGCAGGTGCTCTACGTCGCCGGAGGGCCGCGCGCATGACCGCCATCACCGTGAGCTCGCCCGAGGACCTCGGCACCGCCGTCGGGCAGTCCGCCACCGGGGAGTGGCGGGTCGTCGACCAGGACCGCATCGACCTGTTCGCCGACGCGACCGACGACCACCAGTGGATCCACGTCGACCCCGCGCGCGCCGCCGCCGAGTCGCCGTTCGGCGGGCCCGTCGCGCACGGCTTCCTCACGCTCGCGCTGGTCCCCGCACTCACCGCCGGGCTGCTCGACGTCGGCGGGACCGCGATGGTCGTCAACTACGGGCTCGACCGCGTGCGCTTCCTCCAGCCCGTGCTCGCGGGGTCCCGCGTGCGGGCGACCACGGTGGTCGAGGGCGCCGAGCCGACCGCGCAGGGCGTGCGCGTGTCGTCGACCGTGACCGTCGAGATCGAGGGTGCGCCGCGCCCGGCGCTCGTCGCGCGGACCATCGCGTTGTTCGTGCCGGCCTGAGCGACGGCTGCGGGCCCGACGCCGGTCAAGTCCTCGGACCCAGCCGCCGATGAGCCTGGCATGACTCGGACCTGCGCGCGGTGAACCGGCGCGACGCCGCCAACCTCACGATCGCCGTCGTGGTCGTCGCGGCCGTCCTCGTCCTCGGCGGCAGCCTGTCCGGCCTGTGGGCATCGCCGGCCGGATCGCCGGTCCCCGGCGCGGCCCCCCACGACGCGGCGGCGACACCGGTCGCGACGGTCCGTGCGCCACCCGGCTCGCCGGCGCCCCCGGGCTCCGGCACCACGTCCGCGCGGCGGCTGGCCGACCTGCCCGCCGGGACGCTCGACCCCGCCGGCTTCCCGGTCCGCCGGGTCGAGCAGGCCCTCCTCGTCGCCGACGTCGGCGCGGACAGCCTCGCCGCGATCGACGCCGCGACCGGGCAGTGGGTCACCACGGGCGTGCTCCCGCCGATCGGCGACCCGCTGCTGCTCTCGCCCGACGGCCGGTCGCTCGTCACACTCACGTACCGCGGCTCCACCGTGCGCGTCGAGACCCTCGAGCTGCTCACCGGGGCCGTCCGCGAGGTCCCGGCCGGCGTGCCACCCCCGCCCGGCGACTCCGAGTGCCGCGTCGACGGGGTCGCGTGGGCCCCGGACGGCGGGCACCTCGGGGTGGTCGCGACGTGCATGACGTTCGACATGACGTCCGACGGCGAGCCGCGGGAGCCCGACTACGAGGCGGTCGTGCTCGAGGTGGAGGTCCGGACGGGCGCCTCGCGCGTCGTCGAGCGCGTCCCGGAGGCGTCGCCTCTGGAGGCGTACCCGAGCTACTCCCCCGACGGGGCCCTGTTCGCGTACGGGATCGGGCGCCCGCTCCCGGCGCCGGGGTGGGTCGACGAGTCGTGGTTCGGGGTGCGCGTGATCGGCGTGCACGACGACAGGCCGGCCCGCGAGTGGGTGAACACGCACATGGCGTACGGCGACCCGTGGCGGGACGCCGGGACGCTGCTGGTGTGGGACGAGCTCGCCGACCCGGGCAGCACCGACGACTACCTGCTGCTCGACACGAGCACGGGGACGCAGGCTCCGTACGGGGTCGACCGGCTCACCAACACGCTCGGCTTCGTGGGCGGCAGCCTCCTCGCGACGCGGACCGGCTGGCTCCAGGAACCGGACCCCTGCCCGGTGGCCCTGTGCACCGTCGACCTCGATTCCGGCGTCGTGGCTCCGTGGCTCGAGCTCCCGGAGCGGGAGGACGTCGGTTGGCTCGGCGTCGCCCGGGACCTCGTCGGCCCCTGAGCCGCCACGGGACGCGGTCGACCGCACCTGGGCGGCACCGGACCGTCCGGCCCGGCCGTCCACGCCGCACCGACCCCGCGGACTCCGTCGGCGCAGCCACAGCCGTCGGAAACGGCGGGCCGGGGAACGAGCAAAGGCGTGGAGTGCCCGTCCACCCTTCAGCTCACCCGCTCCAGCACCATCGCCATCCCCTGGCCGCCGCCGACGCACATGGTCTCGAGCCCGAGGGTCCCGTCGCGCTCCTGGAGGCCGTGCAGCAGCGTGCTCGTGATCCGGGCGCCGGTCATGCCGAACGGGTGGCCGACCGCGATGGCGCCGCCGTGCACGTTGAGCCGGTCGAGGTCGACGCCGAGCTCGCGCGCGGACGGCAGGACCTGCGCGGCGAACGCCTCGTTGAGCTCGACGAGGTCGATGTCGCCGATCGACAGGCCCGCGAGCGCGAGCGCCCGTCGGCTGGCCTCGACCGGCCCGAGACCCATGAGCTCGGGTGACAGCGCGCTCACGCCCGTCGAGACGATGCGCGCGAGCGGCGTCAGGCCGAGCTCGTCGACGACGCGGTCGCTGACCACGACGAGGGCCGCCGCGCCGTCGTTGAGCGGGCAGCAGTTGCCGGCGGTGACGGTGCCGTCGGGCCGGAACACGGGGTCCAGAGCGGAGAGCGCCTCGACCGTGACCCCCGCGCGAGGACCGTCGTCGCGTGACACGACCGTGCCGTCCGCGAGCGTGACCGGCGTGATGTCCCGCTCCCAGAAGCCGCTCGTGAGCGCGGCCTCCGCACGGTTCTGGCTCGACGTGGCGTAGTCGTCCTGGTCGCGGCGGGTCGTGCCCGTGCGCTGCGCCACGTTCTCGGCGGTCTGGCCCATCGCGACGTAGACGTCGGGCAGCTCGCCGTCCTCGCGCGGGTCGCGCCACGTGCTGCCGCCCTTCGCGGACCGGGCCGTGCGCTCGACGGCCTCCGCGAACACCGGGTTGGTCAGGTCCTCGCCGGGGATGAAGTCGCTCGATCCGCGCGCCGCGTGGCTGACCGACTCGACGCCGGCCGAGACGAACACGTCGCCCTCGCCGGCCTTGATCGCGTGGAACGCCATGCGCGTGGTCTGCAGGCTCGACGAGCAGTACCGGTTCACGGTCGTGCCGGGCACGGTGTCGAGCCCGAGCAGGACCGCGACGACCCGCGCCATGTTCATCCCCTGCTCGCCGCCGGGCAGCCCGCAGCCGAGCAGCAGGTCGTCGACGCGCGTCGGGTCGAGCGCCGGCACCTGGTCGAGCGCCGCGCGCACCATCGCGGCGGCGAGGTCGTCGGGTCGCACGCTGCGCAGCGAGCCCTTGAACGCGCGGCCGATGGGTGAGCGGGCGGTGGCGACGACGTAGGCCTCGGGCATGGCGGGCGGTCCTCTCGTGGACGACGACGGGTCGGACGGACGGTCGGTCGGTCGCGCGGCGGCGCGGCGTGCCGGTCAGACGAACGCGCCGACCCCGGTGATCGCACGCCCGACGATGAGGTTGTTCATGTCGCGTGTGCCCTCGAACGAGTAGACGGCCTCCGCGTCGGCGAAGAACTTGGCGACCCCGTGGTCGAGCACGATGCCGTTGCCGCCCAGCAGCTCGCGGCACCACGCGACCGTCTCGCGCATGCGGGTCGTCGCGTACCCCTTGGCGAGCGCCGCGTGCTCGTCGCCCTGGCGTCCCTGGTCCTGCATCCGCGACGCCTGCAGGCACAGCGCGATGCACGCGGTGATGTTCCCGAGGCACTGCGCGAGGCGGTCCTGCACGAGCTGGAACGACGCGAGCGGCCGGCCGAACTGCTGACGCTCCCCCGCGTACCGCACCGCCGCCTCGTACGCGCCGACCTGCACCCCCACGGCCTGCCAGGCGACCTCCGCGCGCGTCAGCCGGAGCACGAGCGCGACCTCGCGGAACGAGTGGATGTTCGGCAGCCGGTCGGCCTCGTCGACGCGGACGCCGTCGAGCGTGATGTCGGCGTTCTGCACGATCCGCAGGGCCTGCTTGCGCTCGATCTTCGTGGTCGTGAACCCGGGGGTCCCGCGGCGCACGAGGAAGCCCTTGACCTGGTGGTCGGCGACGTCGCGCGCCCAGATGACGACGACGTCGGCGAACGTCGCGTTGCCGATCCACCGCTTGGCGCCGTTGAGCACCCACGTGTCGCCGTGGCGCTCGGCGGTCGTGCGCAGGCCCTTCGAGGAGTCGGAGCCGGACAGCGGCTCGGTCAGGCCGAACGCGCCGATGAGCTCGCCACGGCCCATGGGCGGCAGCCACTGCGCGCGCTGCTCGGGCGAGCCGCCGATCGCGATCGAGCTCATCGCCAGGCCGCTCTGCACGCCGACGAACGTCGCCGTCGACGGGTCGACCCGCCCGAGCTCGAGCGCCGCCCAGCCGCGCCACACGGCGCTGTTCTCGAACCGCTGCGTCTCGGGCCACATCGCGCCGAACATCCCGAGGTCGGCGAGCCCGGGGATGATCTGCGTCGGGAACTCGGCGCGGTCCCAGTAGTCGGCGGCGATGGGCCGGACCTCGCGCTCCATGAAGTCGCGCAGGCGCAGCGACGCCTCGAGCTCGACGGGCGTGAGCTCGTCCTGGAAGCCGTAGAAGTCGGCGGCGAGACGGTCGGTGCCGGGGACGAGGTACGCGCCGGCGTCGGTCGCGGCGCTCCCGGCGGCGGCCGGACGGTCGGCGGTGCGATCCGTGGCGGCGTGGTCCGTGGCGGCGTGGTCCGTCGTGGCGGTGTCGGTCATCTCGGCCCTCGATCGTCGTCGATCGGCGCGCTGCGCCCCGGTGCGCGCGCGTCCCGCTGCCAGGGTTGCATCATTCTCAGGAATGTTGCAACCCCCTGCCGGGCCGGGGCTAGAGTGCGGCGCATGACGGCCCCCACCCACCGGAGCTCGCTCGCGCGGGTCGGCACCGCGGTCGCGCCGTCCCGGCTGTCCCAGCGGCTCGAGGACGGCACGCACGAGGACGCCGTCCGGGCGTTCCGCATCGCACGCGAGACGTTCATCGCCGGCGAGCGCATCGACATGGGCGGGCTCGCGACCCGCTTGGGCGTCGACCGCACCTCGCTGTTCCGCTGGGTCGGCAACCGCGACGCGCTGCTGTCCGAGGTGCTGTGGTCGCTCGCCGTCCCGACGCTCGAGCAGGCCGACGCCGCGACCCACGGGCGTTCCGGCAGCGACCGGGTCGTCGCGATCCTCACCTCGTTCGCGCACGACCTCATCACCGCCGACTACTTCCGGTCTTTCCTGAGCCGGGAGCCCGCGCGGGCCCTGCGGCTGCTCACGACCAACGACAGCCAGATCCAGCGCCGGTACGTCGCCGTCGTCGAGCAGCTGGTCCGCCAGGAGCTCGGTGACCGGCCGTTCGGGCGCGACATCGCTCCGGTCGACCTCGCCTACCTGCTCGTGCGGGTCTCGGAGTCCTTCACGTACGCCGACCTGATCACCGGCGACGCGCCGAGCGCCGAGCGCGCCCGCGCCGCGTTCGACCTCGTCCTGCGCCCCGAGGAGCCCCGATGACCTACGGCCACCACGCCCCGTTCCCGACACGCTGGAACGACAACGACCAGTACGGGCACGTCAACAACACCGTCTACTACGAGGCGATGGACACGACCGTCAACGCCTGGATGATCGGCGCCGGGCTCGACCCCCTCGGCAGCGACCGGATCGCGCTGTGCGTCTCCTCGTCGTGCGAGTTCCGGGCGCCCGCGTCGTTCCCCGAGCCGCTCGCGGTCGGCCTGCGCGCGGGCCGCGTGGGGACCACGAGCATCACGTGGGAGCTCGGCATCCTGCGCGCGGACGAGCCGGAGCCGATCGCGACCGGGCGCTTCGTGCACGTGTTCGTCGACCGCGACTCGCGCCGCCCGGCGCCGGTCCCCGAGGCGATCCGGACCGCGATCGAGCGGGACCTCCTGGTCTGACTCACCCCGGGACCGTCGCCGGCGCCGGGTCGGTGTCGGCGGATGTCGTCACGGCGTCGACCACCAGGGACACAGGGCGGCGCGTCATACCGACTGTCCGGTATGCTGCGGAGCGCGGGCACCGCCGCCCGCCCGAACCGCGGAGGTGGTCGCCGGTGACCCAGCCCGTCCCGGACGCGCCCACCGCGTCCGCCGGCACGCCGGAGGTCCCGCCCTCGCCGGGCCGGCCGACCGTCGATGACGGCACCACCGCACGGGCACTGCCCGGTCTCGACG
This region includes:
- a CDS encoding acetyl-CoA C-acetyltransferase gives rise to the protein MPEAYVVATARSPIGRAFKGSLRSVRPDDLAAAMVRAALDQVPALDPTRVDDLLLGCGLPGGEQGMNMARVVAVLLGLDTVPGTTVNRYCSSSLQTTRMAFHAIKAGEGDVFVSAGVESVSHAARGSSDFIPGEDLTNPVFAEAVERTARSAKGGSTWRDPREDGELPDVYVAMGQTAENVAQRTGTTRRDQDDYATSSQNRAEAALTSGFWERDITPVTLADGTVVSRDDGPRAGVTVEALSALDPVFRPDGTVTAGNCCPLNDGAAALVVVSDRVVDELGLTPLARIVSTGVSALSPELMGLGPVEASRRALALAGLSIGDIDLVELNEAFAAQVLPSARELGVDLDRLNVHGGAIAVGHPFGMTGARITSTLLHGLQERDGTLGLETMCVGGGQGMAMVLERVS
- a CDS encoding acyl-CoA dehydrogenase family protein — translated: MTDTATTDHAATDHAATDRTADRPAAAGSAATDAGAYLVPGTDRLAADFYGFQDELTPVELEASLRLRDFMEREVRPIAADYWDRAEFPTQIIPGLADLGMFGAMWPETQRFENSAVWRGWAALELGRVDPSTATFVGVQSGLAMSSIAIGGSPEQRAQWLPPMGRGELIGAFGLTEPLSGSDSSKGLRTTAERHGDTWVLNGAKRWIGNATFADVVVIWARDVADHQVKGFLVRRGTPGFTTTKIERKQALRIVQNADITLDGVRVDEADRLPNIHSFREVALVLRLTRAEVAWQAVGVQVGAYEAAVRYAGERQQFGRPLASFQLVQDRLAQCLGNITACIALCLQASRMQDQGRQGDEHAALAKGYATTRMRETVAWCRELLGGNGIVLDHGVAKFFADAEAVYSFEGTRDMNNLIVGRAITGVGAFV
- a CDS encoding acyl-CoA thioesterase; this translates as MTYGHHAPFPTRWNDNDQYGHVNNTVYYEAMDTTVNAWMIGAGLDPLGSDRIALCVSSSCEFRAPASFPEPLAVGLRAGRVGTTSITWELGILRADEPEPIATGRFVHVFVDRDSRRPAPVPEAIRTAIERDLLV
- the fabG gene encoding 3-oxoacyl-ACP reductase FabG, whose product is MTTARTTTALVTGAARGIGAATARRLAADGHQVAVLDLREADAEATAAAIREAGGTALAVGADVADEDAVAAAVARVAGELGPPTVLVNNAGILRDNLLFKMSVDDWDAVLSVHLRGAFLVSRAVQQHQVAARWGRVVNLSSTSALGNRGQANYAAAKAGMQGFTKTLAIELGPFGVTVNAVAPGFIETDMMRAVAERTGMAYDDLMAAAAKEVPVRRVGRPDDVAAAVSFFCSEDASYVSGQVLYVAGGPRA
- a CDS encoding QsdR family transcriptional regulator — protein: MTAPTHRSSLARVGTAVAPSRLSQRLEDGTHEDAVRAFRIARETFIAGERIDMGGLATRLGVDRTSLFRWVGNRDALLSEVLWSLAVPTLEQADAATHGRSGSDRVVAILTSFAHDLITADYFRSFLSREPARALRLLTTNDSQIQRRYVAVVEQLVRQELGDRPFGRDIAPVDLAYLLVRVSESFTYADLITGDAPSAERARAAFDLVLRPEEPR
- a CDS encoding DUF6571 family protein, giving the protein MAEVRIDVAGMADVVRGLEEGIETVLRARDLLRTELDRLGLDSSGTWTLDGPVAWARGELPGVLRRLALAQALEGQEASWPAGTVMLDEALVSTTDPEHAQNVAHRVAHALREVDGPLDEDLIDLLESYRDDPYFASALARSLTVGELAEAVKQLSYARTGTSQDDAWYARTVVALARTMGTATRATGDLALPSGYAQQWVRQITSEVNRAVYPDAVAAPDHANALALLVTSGRWDSDFLVEVTGAVIDDERTRPDVEDMWLSRGNPLSNPTDGPGVYDAVGRKVRDPLSTLLAGLAKDPGAAQRVFVTGEQEMVQLGDGKLRVSSRLKHLVENRTWEFDRVPGRAFSQVLEAATMTLRDRESTGRTSAHLTTQTIALIGAHTGHDARGEVFLWPAEPGWQLPESLRPTVATMLATYGMDLYEAVAVEGSDLSDGAVLDRRAMNDGTSDLLYGPGQAYGAVFDQDLLAPVLKTLGEDRAHVDVVMAGLAVASNLRLTTALDQTLAIHPEAPVDLITGRRDIPRISNTLLRSSEALSWTVQQGYAGAQDDKELREARQAAFADALGLASSLPMIPDVSDNKNVQWLFDKAVGEAISGAGTIDASEQVKTYQVLDKEVPRTAVESVLNALLQSGYLEEPAFAAANVDAKAPLYTEPPDTAKVVGADPPRFDTSSEDYGAWVANLSNGALLQNTVIDPYGSAWGNIT
- a CDS encoding alcohol dehydrogenase catalytic domain-containing protein, which produces MEIVGAVLERSGSPAPFAESRPFTVSRLELDDPGPGEVLVRIEAAGVCHSDLSVVDGNRVRPTPMLLGHEAAGIVTALGTGVTDLSRGDRVVLTFLPRCGDCAGCAADGRLPCVPGSAANAAGTLVGGGTRLHRDGAPVHHHLGVSGFASHAVVSRTSLVRVDPDVPPQVAALLGCAVLTGGGAVVNAGRPRPGEPVVVVGLGGVGMAALLVAVALGHDVTGVDTVPDKLATARDLGASVACTPAEVVERGLRAPVVVEAAGSARALETAFAATAPGGTTVTVGLPSPAARASLSPLTLTAEARTVVGSYLGSAVPERDVPRYVDLWRSGRLPLERLVSSHIALDDLDSAMDRLAAGGELRQLLTFDEGTTP
- a CDS encoding SMI1/KNR4 family protein, with translation MSAAEVTHALTAWEQRLRDLGARGVTYLRPGLPLDDIDALAAEHDLRLPEDARAVWAWHDGEDAAARSPALAPYREFPPLRTALELARTWAQDAIDWGLADDEDLADVIFRPQFVPVLGYEHPLVFDCRTQASTTAMWTPDAGLGQTPHLTMVERVRWWHWALDHGAWSITPQGLWAVDLSRYPGASGDLSVKDVLS
- a CDS encoding MaoC family dehydratase, whose amino-acid sequence is MTAITVSSPEDLGTAVGQSATGEWRVVDQDRIDLFADATDDHQWIHVDPARAAAESPFGGPVAHGFLTLALVPALTAGLLDVGGTAMVVNYGLDRVRFLQPVLAGSRVRATTVVEGAEPTAQGVRVSSTVTVEIEGAPRPALVARTIALFVPA